The following DNA comes from Girardinichthys multiradiatus isolate DD_20200921_A chromosome 2, DD_fGirMul_XY1, whole genome shotgun sequence.
TTCGGTCAATGGAGGATACTGTTATATATATTCAGACTAAGGAAGGAGTGCCCTCTCCAGATAGCAAACTGCAGAGGCAGATAGCAACAGTTTCACTTCCAGAGAGAGTTAGATGACTGAATTAtaagatttttttctctctatAATAATAGTGACATTTTCAGCATCTGCACAAGGATATTATCCAAGCTTATCAAGGTAAGGACCATCTGAGAGTCCCAATATTCCTCCCatgtttaatctcagtatttCTTTCTTAAGTTGAGACATTGTACCTCGCAAATGTTTTTACACCCGTTTGTTTTTCTTAACATGACAAGCACAAGCGCCGCTGTTAGGTTTTAttgtgggattttatgtgacatacCAGCACAACATATGCTTTTTTTTGACAAGTAAAAGTTTAGaaaatgtgtatttgtattcagacacCCAAGTCAATGCATTTTAGACCTGGTTTAATATGTTGCAGTTACAGCTGAAGGCTATTTAGGAAATGTCTGTAGCTGCTGTGCACATCTACAATCTGAAATTGTTGCCCATTctcttttgcaaaatagcttaagatCACTCCGAGTGGATGGAGAGTATaatagattctcaattggatttggtTCTGTtgtttgactaggccattccagcACATGAATATATGTGGCTGTGACTGTACATTTAGGGTCCTGATGGCAAGTAAACCACCGTCTCAACCTTGGGTCTTTTACAGCCtctggcagtttttttttttcctttactgtcCTCTATTCAGCTTTATTCACCTTCCCATTAACTTTGACTCGATTACCTGTACCTGAAATAATTCCCACAAGATGATggtgccaacaccatgtttcactgtggggatggtttgtttagggtaatgtgcagtgttgcATATAATGTTTtcaatgtaagaaaaaaaatgtggttttatccgacaagagcaccttctttTGCGTGTTTGCTACATGCCTTGTTGCAGACTTTATTTAGATGGTCCTTGAGGCATTCTTTCATCAAGCCCAGATATCTGCTGTGCAGGCCTAAAGGTTATCTTGTTAATAGAtcgtcccacctgagctgtggatctttacGACTCCCCCGAGTTATCAtgtgcctcttggctgcttctccaaTGAATGACCTCCTCGCCTTTACTGTGGGTTGAGGTCGACGGCCATGGCTTCATAGGTAGTTAGGCCGTactctttaaattttttgattGATGAGTTGAACAGAGCTTTTTTATAATCTATCTTTGCTTTAAAGTTCTGCACACATTTATCTCTGCCCTGTCTGCTATATTTGTTGGACTTagtaatgctgtttgttcaaagGTGTAATTCTACACGAATAGACTTTCCTAATTGGTGACTTTTGAAGTCAGTTGGTTGCACAgagttttatttaggagtatcagagtaaaggagcaAATGATGGCCACACTttccaggtttttatttgtaaaatatatttaaaaaccatttatcattttctttccactttactccactttgtgttggtctatcttggaaaataacaataaaatgtattgcagtttttggttgtaataaCACAAAAGGTGAACTAGTTCAAGGGGTTTAAAAACTTTTGCAATGCAATGTATGCAGTTTAAAGTCACAGAATTAGAAGGCATTCAAAATTGTaaagtttcactgttttcactgAATTTACAGACGATCCAAATCAACCTCCAGAGGACAGAAGAGGGAACAGGAGACAGATCCAGTCTCTGAATCTGGAGAGTTGTGGGAAATTATAACGTCCAAATTTTATTAATAGAACCAGAAAGATGTCAGACTTCCCAAACCCCTCTACTCCCACTCCGCCTCCATTCCACTGTGACTACACTGACTGGTATCCCTCCTTCTCCATCATCCCATGTGTCTATCTTCTGGCCTTCCTGGTGGGTTGCCTTGGTAACAGCTTGGTGCTCTGGGTGTACCTGCATCGAACAAACGGGAGGAGGATCAGGATGAGCGACAGACAGCATATTGGAATAGGACAGCAgtgctttacctcttcctcatgccctccctccatccctcgaCCCTCTCACTCCCTGACTGACTCTTTAATAGCCAGCCTGGCCTTAGCTGACCTTTGCTTCCTTTTAACTCTGCCATTCTGGGCTGTGTACACAGCAATGGGCTATCATTGGCCTTTTGGGCAAACCCTTTGCCAGATCAGCAGCTTCCTCACCGCTCTCAACATGTACGCCAGCATATTCAGTCTGAGCATGCTCAGTGTGGAGAGGTACTGGGTCTTGACGGGACACCGGCACTCAGGTCACCATCCCTTGCGGAGGTGTCCCAACAGGACTTTGTGGATACTCATACCGGTGTGGATAGTAGCGGGGGTCCTGGCTCTTCCTGGCTTGCTGCTGCGTTCTGTCAGGGAAGTGGAACTAGACCCTAAGTCTGAATATGACCAAGGATCTGTCGTCCTTTCCTGCCAAATGGATTACTCAATGCTGGTGGGAGCAGAGCTTGACGAGGCTGAGAAAGACAGGGCTGAGATGTGGTGGGCTGCTGTATTAAGCTTAAAGTCCACCCTAATTGGCTTCCTGCTACCACTTGTCATCCTGCTTGTCTGCTATTGCTCATTGGCTCAGCTGCTCAGCAGGCACTTTGGACGTGGCCCTCGTCCTGACCGCAGGCACCAGCGCAGACTCCTCAGGGTCATTGTCACTTTAGTGATGGCATTTTTCCTGTGCTGGATGCCGCTTCACGTCAACAAGACTGTCTCCATCCTGCTGGAGTTTGGCTTTGTCTCATACTCGTGCTCTTTAGACAAGGCTCTGCTGGCTGCTCATCCATACGTCACCTGTTTGGCTTACCTCAACTCGTGCCTGAACCCTCTGCTCTATGCCGCCTGTGACCCTTCATTCAGAGAAAGATGCAGAGCAGCTCTTCTCATGTGGGGCAGGATATGCAGAAAAGGAGCAGAGGTATGTGGGAAGAACGAAGTACAGGACAAACTGGAGATGGGCTCAACTTTTCCAACAAGAACACAGGAGGAAATagaaggaaggacagaagatgaggaggaagaggacagATTATAAGGAGCTGATGACAAGGGTGTaggaaaatgaataattaagtctttaagttcaaataaaaaactgaataaaattgaTTGTAAAAAAACACTGGAAACCTGGATAtttgttgaaaataaatcaaaattatttctaacaTTACCAGCTGCCTAAACATTCACTCTGTGCTAAGTGTAAGTCTTTTTAAAGTTAACATCCAGAAATGGATGGAAATATGTTCCCATGGTACAATGGTTGTGTTTCCCACAGGAAAATGTGTCTGTGTCCTAAATTATATAATGTAGAAATGATCTTAGGTCAGACCAGAGCTTCTCATGTGATATGATATGTTATCCATTCCTAATGTACTCTATTGTTTGTTGGTTTGTGCGGCACTGTTTTTACTGTTGGCTGTTGGATCTGTTGGCTTCTTCAGGCCATGACCTCCAGTGTGACCTGCAGCGGTTTGCTGTCGAGTGTGAAACAAccgcaaggcaaggcaagtttatttatatagcacatttcagtagcaagacaattcaaagtgctgtacataaaaaaaaaggaagagtaGCTCCTTTAAgcctgaggccatggttctcaatcgGAAAAAGCTCCTCTGGATAGAAAGGAGTCATCTGAGGTGCTCCCTGGAGGCCTACCTTCTGAGGTTTTCCAGGCATAACCCCCGGGAAAGACCCAGACTATATGTATTCCGTCtgacctgggaatgccttggaatcccccagaatgagctggagaatgTTGTTGTGGAAAGGGATGTCTGGTGACACCtccgaaggaaggaaggaagtaaggaaggaagaaaggatggaaggaaggatagaaggaaaaatggatggatggatggatggatgtttttactgtttattttgttacattaataataaaaagtcacattatacaaacatttcttctgttgACATTTTGCCTTCTTCAGAATACTATAAAAcccacaaaaataataaaaataataaaaaatattgtataAAATCTTTTGAATACAAGTAACAGAAAACGAAGAtttcaagatttaaaaaaaaagacatttaaaaagagACGGAAGTTAAAACAAGTTGTACAAAAATACCAGTGGCAAATGATTAAAAGTgcctattaaaataaaaagagatatAACGTAATTAAATTAGAAATGCTAAAAGTAAAATCTTAATATCCACAAAATATCTATAACATATATATCCGTGTATGGTTCGTTCTTTGGTTTTTCCGTTTCaaaatgaaatgagaaaaacGAATAATCAGGCGTTTTTATAAGTCATATAAATGCTTATACTTGCATGGCCACAGAAAAAATTAACTATTTCATAAAAACAGATGTAAACTGGGTTTAAATAACAGAAGCGAGCCTGTTGGACTGATCCTCTCAAGGAGATTATCTTAAAGATCCTGAATAAAGGAATTTGATCACCATTAGTTCTGAGATTATGGTAACCTAACTGTCCATTGGACATCCACGTCgcgatgaaaatattttttttcctacatAATCTGAATTATGGATATTGACGGACATGGTTTCATGATCATATAAATATGAttgatttatttagtttatttcccATATATTTATAAACATGTGTTGCATATATCCAGTTAATTGTGAATACGATGCACACTAGCCTTCTGAAGATTGTGGTTTAGTTGTCAATTATTCAGTTTGACTTGAATAAAAATGGCTTGGACGAATACAAATAGGGTGCAGCGTAAAATACTTCAAATATAAACTCTGATTCAAAGCCAACAAGAGAGACGTGGTCTGCATTTGtgtccaaaagaaaaacatgctaCAATGACGTCAGCGACGAGGCGGTCAGTCCGCCCTGGAGAAATACCGGCCTCCGTCCAGTAGATGGCCCTCATGCACCGTTAAAGCTTCACATTCGGTGCATCTCCGATGGGCTCTTTCTGTTTACatgcttttttgcaaagaataacTATCTTCTGAGACACGTTCGGATAACTGGAACAAAAATTCAGACCGTCTCACAAATAGCATATATATGAAGTAGTCGACATGGATTCTTGATTGGCGCTTTTAGACAAAACGTCCAGATAAAAAGTACAAACCTTTGAGGAACTTTAGCAGTAACATTGCTCTCTACTTTGATTTTGTGAAGTATTGACAATGGGGACAGCGCTGCTTTATGATGAGGAGATGACCAAATACAAACTGCTGTGGGTTGAGTAAGTAGTAAAAATATTCTTACCATGGAAAGTTTACTTTTATCTTAATGGGGTGTGTTGGTTTCTTTATCCTGGAGGTGTTGTTACAATAATCTGAGGTAAGGCATCTAATGTTACCGCCACAGTTAACTTCACTAACAAGCTGGCACTTCCTTGTCGGTGTTAACCAACACCTTGGTAGTGCTTTtgcaactttttttaaaataataaatattcctAAATGTTACCCGGCGACTCAATATATTGGTCAATTCCTCATATTAAAGGTTTCAAACCGTATCTGGGGTAGGTACGGATAATACGGTTACATGTTCCCTACACGGTCATTTTAGAAAGGTACACTTGCCAAATGTTTTTGATGAATCAGTCCATCAATCCGTCATTTTATTAGGTTTACAAAATATACATTCCGTGTTATTTTTCTAACACCACACCTGCTTTTCATAATTCATAATAAG
Coding sequences within:
- the aplnr2 gene encoding apelin receptor 2 — protein: MSDFPNPSTPTPPPFHCDYTDWYPSFSIIPCVYLLAFLVGCLGNSLVLWVYLHRTNGRRIRMSDRQHIGIGQQCFTSSSCPPSIPRPSHSLTDSLIASLALADLCFLLTLPFWAVYTAMGYHWPFGQTLCQISSFLTALNMYASIFSLSMLSVERYWVLTGHRHSGHHPLRRCPNRTLWILIPVWIVAGVLALPGLLLRSVREVELDPKSEYDQGSVVLSCQMDYSMLVGAELDEAEKDRAEMWWAAVLSLKSTLIGFLLPLVILLVCYCSLAQLLSRHFGRGPRPDRRHQRRLLRVIVTLVMAFFLCWMPLHVNKTVSILLEFGFVSYSCSLDKALLAAHPYVTCLAYLNSCLNPLLYAACDPSFRERCRAALLMWGRICRKGAEVCGKNEVQDKLEMGSTFPTRTQEEIEGRTEDEEEEDRL